A single window of Lytechinus variegatus isolate NC3 chromosome 8, Lvar_3.0, whole genome shotgun sequence DNA harbors:
- the LOC121420587 gene encoding QRFP-like peptide receptor gives MGSDQVSEIELIADSKIPQESHGEISIETTSNISGLPFSDWLWNPVTWSWWEILQTAIASLGVVGNSLVVIVLFQRRTTRRPADTLIGALAAADLLTSLFMFPHPTPQNVPVTFLGNFVCKLVKSSALLWVSCSASIFTLTAIAVERCIAVVFPLRAKRLITRRRVSIVVGIIWCSSCVCVAPEFVFHVVEPLSHNCIYRYQSTIIQEIYGIFVIVIFFLLPSSVMLAVHVLIVTTLHRQTRRFASSVRNHRSSPAYRNVVAKKRAVKLLFIIVVMYIICWAPNTFAYLAVSMQWLDASFIYSPPYEALVALAFLNSCVNPVIYSIHCPEFRKALREILTRKTSSTIRVPLFGQDFNGNLQRRESIRTIYLTKRPR, from the coding sequence ATGGGATCCGACCAAGTTTCCGAGATAGAACTGATCGCAGACTCTAAGATTCCGCAAGAGTCCCATGGTGAAATCAGCATCGAAACCACTTCAAATATATCTGGATTGCCTTTCTCTGATTGGCTGTGGAACCCGGTCACGTGGTCATGGTGGGAGATACTCCAGACCGCAATTGCGTCGTTAGGCGTGGTCGGAAATTCCCTGGTCGTGATAGTTTTGTTTCAAAGACGAACGACGAGGCGGCCCGCAGATACTCTCATCGGCGCTCTTGCTGCGGCAGATCTTTTGACGTCACTGTTCATGTTTCCGCATCCGACACCACAGAATGTTCCAGTAACGTTCCTTGGGAATTTCGTCTGTAAACTAGTCAAATCGTCTGCTCTTCTTTGGGTATCCTGCTCCGCTTCGATATTCACACTCACTGCGATCGCAGTTGAACGTTGTATCGCCGTAGTGTTTCCGTTGCGTGCTAAGCGATTAATAACACGTCGTCGGGTTTCCATCGTCGTGGGTATAATTTGGTGCTCTTCTTGTGTGTGTGTTGCTCCCGAATTCGTGTTTCATGTTGTTGAACCACTTTCACACAATTGCATATATCGCTACCAATCTACTATTATACAGGAGATCTATGGCATATTTGTAATCGTAATATTCTTCTTGCTACCATCATCTGTAATGTTGGCCGTTCATGTTCTGATCGTGACAACTCTTCATCGGCAGACTCGACGCTTTGCCAGCAGTGTACGGAATCATCGTTCGAGTCCTGCCTACAGAAACGTTGTCGCGAAAAAACGCGCAGTCAAACTCCTTTTCATCATTGTTGTAATGTACATCATTTGTTGGGCACCGAATACGTTCGCGTACTTGGCCGTTAGCATGCAGTGGTTGGATGCAAGCTTCATCTACAGCCCTCCATACGAAGCGCTGGTCGCTCTTGCTTTCTTGAACTCGTGCGTGAATCCAGTAATTTACAGCATCCACTGTCCAGAGTTCAGGAAGGCCTTAAGAGAGATTTTGACCAGGAAGACTAGTTCGACCATCCGGGTACCTTTATTTGGTCAAGACTTCAATGGAAACTTGCAGAGAAGAGAGAGCATTCGGACAATTTATTTGACCAAAAGACCTCGGTAA